The genomic window CCAGCGAAATTGCCGTCATCCTGACGCAGGAAGGGTTGATCAGCCGCCGTTATCCCACGCACCGGGTGCTGGCAAAAAGCTTCAGCGGCAAAATCGAATTGCCTGCGGACGAAACCAAAATGGTTGTCGGACTCGAAGCCGATCCGAAAATGCTGACCAATGTGGATGCTGCGATGGGAGAATTTGAACGCAAGGAATTTCACGCCGCCTTGCGCACCCAGGTGCTGGAATCGGAAAAATTCCCTACGATCAAATTCGCGTCCGTTTCAGTCAACAATGTTCAGCGCGATGGCGACAAACGCAGTTTCACTCTGAATGGCGATCTGACGGTTCACGGCGTTACCCAGCGTGTGTCATTTCCAGTCAACGCAACAATCAGCGACAATGAATTGCGCGCTACGGGCGAAGAGAAATTGAAACAAAGCGATTTCGGCCTGAAACCTTTTGAGAAAGGGTTGGGCCTGATCAAAATCGGCGACGAGCTAAAAGTTACATTCAACGTCGTCGCCAAAATGCAGTGAGAAGGAGATGAAATGATTCGACGAACAATCGTTTTGATTGCCTGTCTGACGGTTTTGGTTTCGGTTGCCAGACCGCAAACCAAATCACACACCTATACCATTGTTGCGGGCGAAAGCAGTTTCTGGGTGTTCGTGCCGAAAACAGGGCTGCTCAGTGGGTTGGCTCACGATCATCAAATCGGCATCAAATCGTTCACAGGCAAAGTCGTTGTGCCCGAATCCGGCGCAAGCGGCGGTTCGCTGGAACTCAATGTGGACACAACATCATTGGTAGTGCTCGACACCAAACCCAGCGAAGACGACAAGAAGAAAATTCAGAGCAATATGCACAACGAAGTTCTGGAATCGGCGAAATATCCGAAAGCCAGCTTCAAATCTGTTGCCGTGAGCGACCTGAAACAAACCGGCGGCGAAACCTACAATTTCACATTGAACGGAGATTTGACATTGCACGGCATGACCAAGCGAATTGCCATTCCGGTTTCGTTGACGATCAATGCGGAGCAGCTTCGCGCCACGGGCAAATACACACTGACCCAGACGGATTTCGGCATCAAGCCGTATTCCGCCGCTGGCGGCACGATCAAAGTCAAAAACGAAATCACGGTCAACTTCAACATCGTCGCCAAGGCTTGAGCGCAGTTCTGCTCCGGTTTCCCCAGCGGCTCAGGGAAGATTTGATGATTGCACTCCGGCAGAAATGGAACCGCGCTTCATTGCTCTGGAAACGCTTTCTCGCATTTTGGCCGCGACTCATCTTTTTGCTCATTTTCTTGTTTGCGTCTGCCGACCTTGCGTTTTCGGTCGTCATCTGGATTCAGTGCGCAAGGTGCGGGCATCGTTCGATGCAAGTGCCCTTGACGGCTGGAACCGCCACTTCTTCCGAAGGGCGACCTGCAGCGGCGAATTCGTCCACACCACCTGCCTCACCGCCGAGCGTTGGCGCAGAACCTCCTCCGCAAGAGGAACCTGGGGCGGCAATCCAATCCGCGCCATCGCCAGAAATCCCGTCTTCCCTGAAACTGGTCATTCCGGTTTCCGGAATCAAACCAAACCAACTTCGCGACACATTCAACGAATCCCGTTCCGACGGGCGCGCTCACAATGCGATTGATATTATGGTGGCGCGCGGAACTTCGGTGCTTGCTGCCACCGACGGTAAAATCATCAAACTGTTCACCAGTGAACGTGGCGGAATTGCCATCTATCAACTTAGCACCGACGAAAAACTGGTGTTGTACTACGCGCATCTGGAACGATATGCCGACGGCCTGGCCGAAGGACACCTGGCAAAACAAGGCGAGGTCATCGGTTACGTCGGCGACACGGGAAATGCCGGTGCGGGCAATTATCATTTACACTTTGCGCTTTGGAACATCACCGATCCAAAACATTATTGGAACGGCGTGAACATCAACCCTTATCCGTTGTTGCGTGAATCTCAATAAAGCATCATTGAGTTGCGAGGAGGCATCGGGCTTTGAAGAAATTATTTCTGACTGTAATTGTTCTGGTGATTCTGGTCGGCGGCGTGTGGGTGGTTAAAACACTGATTTTGGATGTGAAACGCGATCTGGCGACCAGGGAAACGACTGTGCCGACCCAAACGGCAGCGACTCCAAGCCCTACGCCAACGCCTGTCATTGTTATCAAGGAGTTGCCAATTACCTTGCCAATGCTGGATGCGCTGTTTTTTGTTGACCTGAAACTCGTGCCGGAGCTGAAAAGCAAACTGCAATTGACCGATGAACAGATTGCCCAGTTGCGCCAGGTCGCCCGCGAAGAAACATCTAGTTTACAGGAAGACGAAACCGACGCCGCAATCGTTTCCACAACAGCGGCGGGCGAAAAAGCGGCAACAAAGATTTCCGCTATCCTTGGCTCTGAAAAAGCGCAGCAGTTTGCGGATTTCGTAATCGAACGCTGGCAAAAAATCGGCAACAACGATGCGGACACACTTGCCCTAAGCGAAGAGCCTTCACCTTTGCCAACCCTGTCGCCAATTGAGGTTCCGCCGAACACCAGCGCTTCGCCCGGTCCATCCCCTTCCGCCGATCCGACCAAAGTGGCGTTGATGCCCAGCGGCCCATTTGCAGCGCCATCGGATACGCGCATTGTGGTAAATGCGCCTGCCCATCGCCTGGACGTATTCGAAAACGGCCAACTCGTTAAATCCTACCTGGTCGGCATTGGCTATCCGGAATTTCCCTTACCGACCGGCATGCGCAAAGCCAGCCAGATTATTTTCAATCCCACGTGGACCCCTCCCGATGAACCATGGGTTGAATCTTCCTCGAAGGTCAAAGTCGGCCAGAAAATCGCCGCCGGGGACAAACTCAACCCGCTGGGCGTGCTTAAAATTCCCATCGGATTGCCGTCGCTGATCCACGGTGGCAAACAACCGGCCAAAATCGGTGGCTTCGCGTCGCATGGTTGCGTCGGCATGACGGACAAACAGGTGCAAAGTTTTGCCAAAGTGCTGGCGCAAATTGGCGGCGCGGAATTGACGGATGAAGAGATCGCCAAACGCGCGCAGAATCGCAAGGAAACAAAAGTCGTGAAGTTGAAAACATCCGTACCGGTTGAACTACGGTATGAGACGATGGCTGTCGAAGACGGCAAGCTGCACATTTACCGGGACGTGTATGACCGCGACACGAACGTCAAAGAGAATCTGGAAGCTTTGCTCGGCACGTACGGTGTGACGATGGAAGATTTGACCGAAGAGGAGCGCACACAGGCAATGGCTGCGCTGGAGTTGATGTCGCGCGCGCCAAGCGGCAAGACTGCCGCCGCAACATTGACCGAAGCAGAAAAGGCCGAACAACGCAAACTCAACATCGCTCGCCAGGAATTGACGCGCCAGACAAAAGGGCGCAAAGAAGTCGTCATCGAAATTGCCGCGCTGGCTGGAAAGGGCTATCCCGCGCCGGTGGATTTGGAAACCGGACAACCGCCCAAACCGGAAGCAGCGCCAGCGAAAACGGCAAAGGCAAAAGCCAAATAAAACCAAAATCCGCGAAGTCAGACACAGGCTCCGCCGCAACCCCTTCAGAGGCAGGAAATGGCACAACGAATGATGCAGGAACCGCGAACCGTGATTGAAGTTTTCAGTCCCGCAACGCTGGAAAAACTGGGCGAAGTTCCCGTCAATTCGCCGTTTGAAGTTCGCGCGTTCGTGGCGCGTGCGCGCGAAGCATTTCGCGTCTGGTCGGCTCTGGATGTGAAGCGTCGCGCCAACGTCTTGCTTTCGGCGCGCGATCTGTTCTTGCAACACCGGGAAGAATTGATTCAGTTGATTTGCCATGAAAACGGCAAACCCCGGCTGGAAGCGCTGATCGAAATCACTTACGTTTGCGATGTGATAACGTTTTACGCCAAACAGGCTCGGCGGTTTTTGAAGCCCCAACGCGTCAATCCGCACTTGCTGAAAAACAAAAAAGTTACGACCATTTACAACCCGCGCGGCGTCATCGGAATGATTACGCCGTGGAATTACCCGTTGATTCTGACCATCGGCGAAGCCATTCCAGCGCTGATGGCCGGAAACGCAGTGATATTGAAACCTTCCGAATGGACGCCGCTGATCGCTCAGCGCGGAGCGGAATTGCTGCAACAGGCGTTTGCCTCTGCCGGATTGCCGCCGGAAATTTTGCAGGTCGTCAACGGGCACGGCGAAACCGGCGTCGCGCTGGTGGATGAAGCCGATATGATTTCCTTCACCGGCAGCATTCGCACTGGCAAGGCCGTCGCCGAACGCGCGGCGCGGCGATTGATTCCCGTCAGTTTGGAACTCGGCGGCAAAGACCCGATGATCGTTTTGCGCGATGCGGACATCGAACGCGCAGCCAATGCCGCCGTCTGGGGCGCGTTCACTAACTCCGGCCAGGTTTGCATTTCCGTCGAACGCGTGTATGTCGAAGACCCCATCGCCGATGAATTCACGCGCCGCGTTGTGGAAAAAACGCGCCGGTTGCGCCAGGGCGTTGATGCTGATGAAGCCGCAACGAATAACCGCGTGGATGTCGGCGCAATCACCTTTCCCAAACAGGTCGAAACCATTGACGCGCATATCGCCGACGCCCGCGAACGCGGAGCGCAAATCTTGACCGGTGGCAAACTGGACGACATTCTTCCCGGCAGGTTTTATCAACCGACAGTTTTGACTGGCGTGGATCATTCGATGAAAGTGATGACGGAAGAAACCTTCGGTCCGGTGCTGCCGATTATGCGCGTCAGAAATGCCGACGAGGCGCTGCGATTAGCCAACGATACGGTTTACGGATTGAACGCCAGCGTTTGGACTCGCGACACGGCCAAAGGCGAACGGCTGGCTGCAAAAGTCGAAGCCGGAATCACTTGCGTCAACGACGTGATTGCTGGCTTCGGCGTGACCGACGCGCCTTCCGGCGGGTTGAAGGAAAGCGGCATTGGTAAACGGCACGGCGCCGAAGGCATTCGCCGATTCTGCAACCAACAGGTCATCGTCACGGATCGCTTTGGCTTGAAGCGCGAAGTGATGTGGTATCCCTACACGGCTGCGACCGAACGCTGGTTTTCCCGCGTGGTCGGCGTGGTGTTTTCTTCAAAGCTATCGTCAAAACTGAAATCCTTATTCGGGAAATAGCAAATGCAGAAACCAAATCCGAAAATTTACTCCGCCGTTTTCATCGCCGCCTTGAGCCTGATTGGCCTTGCCAGTGTCGCCAAAACCGATTCGCAAAGTTCGCGCGGAATTCTGATTCGCCCGGCTCCCGCCGCCGATCAGCGCATCAGTTACGGTAGTAATGAATTTCAGTACGGCGATTTGCGCGTGCCAAAAACTGCGGAAAAACATCCTGTTGCCATTGTCATCCACGGCGGATGCTGGATGTCACAATTTGGTTTGGGTTACATGGGGCACCTCAGCGCCGCGTTGACCGAAGCAGGGTTTGCCACTTGGAACATCGAATATCGTCGCGTCGGCAATTCCGGCGGAGGCTGGCCCGGCACGTTTGAAGATGCGGCCAAAGCGACCGATTACCTGCGCGAAATTGCCGACAAATACTCGCTGGATGTAAACCGCGTCATCGCCGTTGGCCATTCTGCCGGGGGTCATCTGGCGTTGCTGCTCGGCGCGCGCCCGCAGTTCAAAACAACCAATCCGCTTTACACTGCCAATCCGCTAAAATTGCAGGGCGTGATTTCGCTGGCCGGCGTCACGGATTTGCGGCGCACCGGCACTGCATGCGACAAGGAAGTCATCCAATTCACGGGCGGCGAAGCCAAAGACAAAGCGGCGATTTACGACGAAGCCTCGCCAATCGCACTGCTGCCGCTCGGCGTCAAACAAAAGATCGTTCAAGGCGAAGCCGACACGACCATTCCACCCGTGATGGCCACGGATTACGCCGAAGCTGCGAAAAAGAAGAAAGACGGCAATGTTGAACTGATCCTGGTGAAAAACGCAGACCACTTTCAGATCGTTGACCCGAAATCTCCGGCCTGGCCCACGGTGCTGGAAGCCGCAAAGTCACTGATTGATGCAGCGGGAAAAGCAAAATCAAACTGATCGAGTCAGACTGAAATTTCTTGAACACCACTCACAAATTTCAGAAATTTGTGAGTCAAAACAAAACCCATCAGCCACCCCAAAACCTCAAAAGGAGACGGCATGATGAGGAAGTGATGCGGCGGTAAACTCCAGTTGTGAAACTAGCCGGAGTAGATAGGTCAGAGGCTGGATCAGCTTGGTGTGGCTAGGCCACGTAAAGGAGACTTGTCGAGCCTGTGGCCGAAGCGCCACCGTAGGGCTTAACCCTGAATAAGAGGAGAAGAAGTAGATGGCAGAACCAATCGAGCACCGCACTGAACAAACATTCCCTTGTTATTACGACCTGTACATTCCCGAAAGCGATACGCCGAAACCGCTGCTCATTGCATTGCATGGGTATGGCGGAGACAAAATTTCGATGATGAAGCTGGCGAGGCGCATCAACGACAAGGATTTTGTCATCGCCGCCTTGCAAGGGCCGCATCAGCATCTGGTCATGCCAACCAAAGAATCGCCGAAGCTTGGTTACGGTTTTGGATGGCTGAGCAATTTCAAGCCGGAAGATTCTGTCGCGCTGCATCATCGGCTGGTCAATCAAATCATTGACGAACTCGGTGATTCAGGCGAAACCGACACCCACCACGTATTCCTGATGGGATTTTCGCAAGCTTGTGGTGTGAATTTTCGGTACGCCTTTACACATGCTGACCGCGTGCAAGGCGTCGTCGCCATTTGCGGAGGCATTCCCGGCGATTGGGAAGCGCAAGACAAGTATGCCAGCGGCGAAATTGATGTGCTGTTTATCGCCGCCGAACGCGACGAGTTTTACACTCCGGATCGAATGCGGGAAAACGCCGAACGTTTGCGACGCCGCGCGCGTTCGGTCGAATTGCTGTTTTTTGATTCCAAACACGAAGTTCCGCGCGATTCGTATTCGGTGATTGACGAATGGCTGCGGAATCAACTCAACAACTGAAACCATGACAATGACAACTCTTGAAACACAGATCGAAACATTCTTTGCCACGGCCGCCTCGGATTTAACCGGGGACTTGCGCCGGCAGGCGTTGGATGCTTTTTACGCTTTCAAAACCGCGCTTAACGCTGGCGAAGTCCGCGCGGCCAGTCGCGCTACCGATGGGCGATGGCAGGTTCATCAATGGGTCAAACGCGGCATCCTGCTTGGCTTCCGGCTGGGCGCGATGGTGGATTATTCGATTGACGAAAACTTCCGTTACTTCGACAAAGAAACTTATCCGACCAAACGGTTGACAATTACAGACGGTGTTCGCGTGGTTCCCGGAGGAACCACCGTCCGCGAAGGTGCCTTCCTCGCTTCCGGCGTAACGATCATGCCACCGGCGTATATCAACGTCGGCGCGTACGTGGACGAAGGCGCGATGGTGGATTCGCACGCGCTGGTTGGCAGTTGCGCGCAAATCGGCAAACGCTGTCACATCAGCGCGGCGGCGCAAATTGGCGGCGTGCTGGAACCCGTCGGCGCGTTGCCGGTCATCGTCGAAGACGAAGTGCTGGTCGGCGGCAACTGCGGCGTGTACGAAGGAACGATTGTGCGCGAAAAAGCGATCCTGGGTTCGGGCGTGATTCTGACCGGTTCGACGCCGTTGTTTGACGCCGTCAAAGGCGAAATTCATCGCCGCGAAGGTGACAAACCTCTGGAAGTTCCCGCCGGAGCCGTTGTTGTTCCCGGCGCGCGCGCAATCACGGTCGGTGCGGCGAAAGATTGGGGGTTGTCGGTCTACGCGCCAATCATCATCAAATATCGCGACGACAAAACCGAAGCTTCGGTCAGGCTGGAAGAATTTTTGCGATGAAATTTCCAGACAGGATTTTCAGGATGTTTCGGGATTTACGTAAGGTGGAGTTGTTGACTTCAATCTTGTTGAATCTTGTAAATCCTGTCTGATTTCCGGTTGGTTGCGATGCCTAGCGAATTCGATTTCATCAGACAGATTCAGCAAAAAGCCGCCGCGCAATCGGCGGCTGATCTTGTTTTGGGCATCGGCGACGACGCCGCTGTTTGGCGCGAACGAACCGGGCGCGAATCGCTGATTACAGTTGATCTACTGGTCGAAGATGTAGATTTCAAACTCGAATACACGCCGTCACGCTGGCTCGGTCACAAGGCGTTGGCCGTCAGTTTGAGCGACATCGCGGCGATGGGAAGCGCACCGAGGTTTTCGTTGCTGACGTTGAGCATCCCGCACACTCTCCAATCTCAAATCTCCAATCTTAAATCGGAAAACTTCTGGGAAGAGTTTTTTGCCGGTTACTTTGAACTGGCGGCGGCGCACAACGTGATCTTAATCGGCGGAGATATTTCCTCCGCGCCGGATCGGTTGGCGATAGATTCGATTGTGATTGGTCATTGCCAATCCGGGAAAGCGATTCGGCGCGATGGTGCAAACGTTGGCGACGCGATTTACGTCACCGGTTCGGTTGGTGCTTCGGCAGTTGGGTTAAAGTTATTGCTCAACGGCGAGCGAGTTGGCAACGACGTTCGCAGTCCCGCCTTCAGGCGGTTGAAGCCGCTACCGCCTGAAGGCGGAACTACGAACGCGATTCAAGCCGCGCTTCGTGCTCATCTTCGACCGGAGCCGAGAGTCCAATTTGGTCGGCGATTGGGTGAGCTTGGGTTGGCAACCGCGATGATTGATGTCAGCGACGGATTGGCGCAAGACCTGGGACAAATCTGCGACGCCGGCCGGGTGGGGGCCGTGGTTGAATTTGACGCGGTCCCGGTTGCGGAAGAGGTTCGTTTGATTACGGCCAATGCCAACGAAGCGTTTGAATTTGCCGTCAGCGGCGGCGAAGACTTTGAGTTGTTGTTCACCGCAATCCAAGGCCGGGAAACGGAGTTGATGACGCTTGCTGCGAATTGCCAGCTTCGATTGACACGGATTGGGGAAATTATTGGGTGTTCTCAGCCGGTCACGGTGTTCGTTCGACGCAATGGCGAGATTAAACCTCTGTCAATTCGTTGCTACAATCATTTTGGAGTTTGACCAGCCCAGTAGCCGTAGCCTAATCTTGCGCTTCATTACACCGGACGGAGAATCAATCACATCAATGCAACAAGGTGAGTATTTGCAAAAAATTTTGCTGCGCCGCATGGGCGAAGCGATCCGCGATTTCAACATGATCGTCAACGGCGACAAAATCATGGTTTGTTTGAGCGGCGGAAAAGACAGCTATTCGCTGCTGAATTTGCTGCTGGAATTGCAGCGCAAAGCGCCGGTCGAATTTGAACTGCTGGCTGTCAATCTGGATCAGAAACAGCCGAACTTTCCTGCGGATGTGCTGCCGGAGTATTTATCCAACCTGGGCGTGCCGCATCGCATCATCGAACGCGACACCTATTCGGTGGTCAAGCGTCTGGTTCCCGAAGGCAAAACCTATTGTTCGGTTTGCTCACGACTGCGCCGAGGCATTTTGTACGACGTGGCGGTTGAAGAAGGCTGCACCAAAATCGCGCTCGGCCATCACGCCGACGACATCCTGCAAACCTTCCTGCTGAATTTTCTCTTCATCGGCACCATGAAAGCGATGCCGCCGATTTTGCGCTCGGATGATGGCCGCAACACTGTCATTCGCCCGATGGCGTATATCTGGGAAAAGGATTTGGCGGAATTTGCCGCGACACAGAACTTTCCAATCATTCCGTGCGATTTGTGCGGATCGCAGGAAAACCTGAAGCGCAAACGCATGAAGCGCCTGATTGATGAATTGCAGCAGGAAATTCCCAAAGTCCGCAAATCCATGTTGACGGCGCTGGGCAATGTGGTGAATACACATTTGATGGACCCGAACCTGTTCGATTTCAAGTCCTTGTCGGCTGGCGTGGGCAATATCGCCGATGAACTCGATGCCGCTGTCGGAGTTCACAGCGATGCCGGTGAAGAACTGGCCGTGCCCGCGCTGGTTTCGTTGACTCGCTAAATTCGGAACTCGCATTTCAAAACAAATCGCTTTCTCAAAACCGGAGGAGTTATGTCAGCTCGTCTTCTGAAGTCATTCGTCTATCTGCTTTCGTTTTCAATGATGTTGCCGAGTTTTGTTTTGGCTCAAGCGGCTAAAAAAGCTCCTGCACGCCAACTGCCTGGCAAAACGGCTCAAGGCATGTTGTTGCCCAACGGCTGGACGCTGACGCCGGAAGGCAAACAAATTCCGGTCAGCGATCTGCCGATGAATATGGTGATGACCAACGATGGGCGGTATTTGTTGGTGACAACCAACGGCAATGGCGATCAAACCGTGGACATCATTGATTTGGTTGCGGGCCAAAGCGTGCAAACGATCAAAGTGGCAAAATCATGGCTGGGCATTGCGCTGACGCCGGATAACAAGCGCTTTTTCGTGTCGGGCGGGGATGACAACGAAATTCTGGTGTACGACTTTGCGGCAGGTAAAGCGATGGCCGCGGGCAAGATCAATCTGGGCAGCGACGCCTATCACAAACTTGATGATCGCGCCCGCGACCAGGCCCGGCGCGCTGGACGCGGCGAGTATGCCTTTCCGGCGGGCATTGCGGTGACGCCAGATGGCAAACGGCTGTACACGGCTGAAAACCTAACCAACAAAGTCGCTGTCGTGGACCTGACCACACAAAAAGTCATCACGAAAATTCCGGTCGGCGAATATCCGTACGATTGCGAACTGACGCGCGACGGCAAACGGTTATATGTCAGCAACTGGGGATCACGCAGTCTGGCCGTGATTGATACCGCCAGCAATGCTGTCAGCGCGACAATTCAGGTCGGTGATCATCCCAATGACATCGAACTCACGCGCGACGGTAAAACACTGTACGTGGCCAACGCCAACAGCAATACAGTTTCCATCGTTGACACCGCCAAGCTGAAAGAAGTCGAAGCCATTTCCACCGCGATGCATCCGAAATCTCCGGCGGGCAGCACGCCCAACGCTTTGGTGTTATCGCCTGACGAAAAGACTTTGTTCATCGCCAACGCCGATAATAACAATGTCGCCGTTGCGGATGTGGCTTTCAGAAAAACGGGGCGCGGCCAAGCCGAAATCGAAGGCTTCATTCCCACGGGGTGGTATCCGGCTTCGGTGCGCGTCAGCAAAAATGGCAAACGCATTTTTGTCGCCAACGGCAAAGGCGTGGCGTCAGCGGCGAATCCCAATGGCCCGTCTCCGCTCAAAGGTCGAACGAATGAATACATCGGCAGTTTGTTGAAAGGAACGATTTCCTTGATTGACCTGCCGAGCAAAGCGAAGCTGGCGCAATTGACCAAACGCACCTACGCCAATTCGCCATACACGGACGAATTGCTCAAAGCCGCCCGCGCGCCGCAAGAAAAAACGGCGATCCCAGTCAAACTCGGCGAAGCGTCGCCCATCAAACACGTGATTTATGTGATCAAGGAAAACCGAACTTACGATCAAATTTTGGGCGACATGAAAGAAGGCAACGGCGATTCGAATCTGTGCCTGTTTGGCGAAGAAGTGACCCCCAATCAGCATGCCATCGCGCGCCAGTTTGTGTTGCTGGACAACTTTTACGTGGACGCCGAAGTTTCCGCAGACGGTCACAACTGGTCCACGGCGGCATACGCCACGGATTATGTCGAAAAGACCTGGCCGACAAATTATTCGTCACGCGGACGCAGTTACGATTACGAAGGCAGCAAAAAGATTTCGCGTCCGACTGGCGGGTACATTTGGGATTATTGCCAACGCGCCGGCGTCAGTTATCGCAGCTACGGCGAATTCGTTGCCTCGCGCGAAGGCAAACCCGGCGGCGGAGGCGAACTGGGCGGCGATCCCGGCAAATCGTCCAAAGTGAATTACACGCACGAATCCGCGTTGGAAGGGCATTTCAGTCCGACGTTTCCTTCGTGGGATTTGAACATTCCCGACAACGTGCGCATTGACGCGTGGCTGGAAGAATTTCGCGCCTATGAAAAAAGCGGCGAATTGCCGCAATTTCAAATCATTCGCATCGGCGGCGATCATACGCAGGGGACTCGCGCGGGCGCATTGACGCCGCGCGCGTACGTTGCGGAAAACGATCTTGCGGTTGGTCGTTTGGTCGAAGCCGTCAGCCACAGCGAACGCTATTGGAAAGACACCGCGATTTTCATTCTCGAAGACGACGCGCAAAACGGCCCCGATCATGTGGATGCTCACCGGTCGCCAGCGTATGTCGCCAGCGCTTATACCAAACGCGGTGTGGTGGATTCGACGATGTATACGACTTCGGGAATGTTGCGGACGATGGAGTTGATTTTGGGGGTGCCGCCGATGAGCCAGTACGATGCCGGCGCGACGCCGATGTACAACGCCTTCACGGCCAAAGCCGACTTGACGCCGTTCAAACACCGCCCGGCGCGAGTGGATTTGACGGAAAAGAACGCGCCGCGCGCGCCCGGTTCCGAACGTTCGGCGCAAATGGATTTCAGCAAGGAAGACGCCGCGCCCGACATCGAATTCAACGAAATCATCTGGAAATCCGTCCGCGGCGCTCATTCGCCCATGCCCGCTCCGGTGCGCAGCGCATTTGTGCGATCCGTCGAAGATAATGATGATGAGCGCGAGGGGAGAGAAGAAAAGGAAGAACGACGTGATGCAAAACGGAAGGTCAGTCGAAATCGCTGACCGAGTTTGGCAAAGGAGTTAGCCAATGAAGGAAATCAACA from Acidobacteriota bacterium includes these protein-coding regions:
- a CDS encoding aldehyde dehydrogenase family protein codes for the protein MAQRMMQEPRTVIEVFSPATLEKLGEVPVNSPFEVRAFVARAREAFRVWSALDVKRRANVLLSARDLFLQHREELIQLICHENGKPRLEALIEITYVCDVITFYAKQARRFLKPQRVNPHLLKNKKVTTIYNPRGVIGMITPWNYPLILTIGEAIPALMAGNAVILKPSEWTPLIAQRGAELLQQAFASAGLPPEILQVVNGHGETGVALVDEADMISFTGSIRTGKAVAERAARRLIPVSLELGGKDPMIVLRDADIERAANAAVWGAFTNSGQVCISVERVYVEDPIADEFTRRVVEKTRRLRQGVDADEAATNNRVDVGAITFPKQVETIDAHIADARERGAQILTGGKLDDILPGRFYQPTVLTGVDHSMKVMTEETFGPVLPIMRVRNADEALRLANDTVYGLNASVWTRDTAKGERLAAKVEAGITCVNDVIAGFGVTDAPSGGLKESGIGKRHGAEGIRRFCNQQVIVTDRFGLKREVMWYPYTAATERWFSRVVGVVFSSKLSSKLKSLFGK
- a CDS encoding alpha/beta hydrolase, producing MQKPNPKIYSAVFIAALSLIGLASVAKTDSQSSRGILIRPAPAADQRISYGSNEFQYGDLRVPKTAEKHPVAIVIHGGCWMSQFGLGYMGHLSAALTEAGFATWNIEYRRVGNSGGGWPGTFEDAAKATDYLREIADKYSLDVNRVIAVGHSAGGHLALLLGARPQFKTTNPLYTANPLKLQGVISLAGVTDLRRTGTACDKEVIQFTGGEAKDKAAIYDEASPIALLPLGVKQKIVQGEADTTIPPVMATDYAEAAKKKKDGNVELILVKNADHFQIVDPKSPAWPTVLEAAKSLIDAAGKAKSN
- a CDS encoding 2,3,4,5-tetrahydropyridine-2,6-dicarboxylate N-succinyltransferase; this encodes MTMTTLETQIETFFATAASDLTGDLRRQALDAFYAFKTALNAGEVRAASRATDGRWQVHQWVKRGILLGFRLGAMVDYSIDENFRYFDKETYPTKRLTITDGVRVVPGGTTVREGAFLASGVTIMPPAYINVGAYVDEGAMVDSHALVGSCAQIGKRCHISAAAQIGGVLEPVGALPVIVEDEVLVGGNCGVYEGTIVREKAILGSGVILTGSTPLFDAVKGEIHRREGDKPLEVPAGAVVVPGARAITVGAAKDWGLSVYAPIIIKYRDDKTEASVRLEEFLR
- a CDS encoding M23 family metallopeptidase, with product MQVPLTAGTATSSEGRPAAANSSTPPASPPSVGAEPPPQEEPGAAIQSAPSPEIPSSLKLVIPVSGIKPNQLRDTFNESRSDGRAHNAIDIMVARGTSVLAATDGKIIKLFTSERGGIAIYQLSTDEKLVLYYAHLERYADGLAEGHLAKQGEVIGYVGDTGNAGAGNYHLHFALWNITDPKHYWNGVNINPYPLLRESQ
- a CDS encoding YceI family protein → MIRRTIVLIACLTVLVSVARPQTKSHTYTIVAGESSFWVFVPKTGLLSGLAHDHQIGIKSFTGKVVVPESGASGGSLELNVDTTSLVVLDTKPSEDDKKKIQSNMHNEVLESAKYPKASFKSVAVSDLKQTGGETYNFTLNGDLTLHGMTKRIAIPVSLTINAEQLRATGKYTLTQTDFGIKPYSAAGGTIKVKNEITVNFNIVAKA
- a CDS encoding L,D-transpeptidase, with translation MKKLFLTVIVLVILVGGVWVVKTLILDVKRDLATRETTVPTQTAATPSPTPTPVIVIKELPITLPMLDALFFVDLKLVPELKSKLQLTDEQIAQLRQVAREETSSLQEDETDAAIVSTTAAGEKAATKISAILGSEKAQQFADFVIERWQKIGNNDADTLALSEEPSPLPTLSPIEVPPNTSASPGPSPSADPTKVALMPSGPFAAPSDTRIVVNAPAHRLDVFENGQLVKSYLVGIGYPEFPLPTGMRKASQIIFNPTWTPPDEPWVESSSKVKVGQKIAAGDKLNPLGVLKIPIGLPSLIHGGKQPAKIGGFASHGCVGMTDKQVQSFAKVLAQIGGAELTDEEIAKRAQNRKETKVVKLKTSVPVELRYETMAVEDGKLHIYRDVYDRDTNVKENLEALLGTYGVTMEDLTEEERTQAMAALELMSRAPSGKTAAATLTEAEKAEQRKLNIARQELTRQTKGRKEVVIEIAALAGKGYPAPVDLETGQPPKPEAAPAKTAKAKAK
- a CDS encoding YceI family protein, producing MGRGFAKMILLSCVVSLLFVALPVSAQRRKTKPQPQPKPPRVFTFDASASEIAVILTQEGLISRRYPTHRVLAKSFSGKIELPADETKMVVGLEADPKMLTNVDAAMGEFERKEFHAALRTQVLESEKFPTIKFASVSVNNVQRDGDKRSFTLNGDLTVHGVTQRVSFPVNATISDNELRATGEEKLKQSDFGLKPFEKGLGLIKIGDELKVTFNVVAKMQ
- the thiL gene encoding thiamine-phosphate kinase; the protein is MPSEFDFIRQIQQKAAAQSAADLVLGIGDDAAVWRERTGRESLITVDLLVEDVDFKLEYTPSRWLGHKALAVSLSDIAAMGSAPRFSLLTLSIPHTLQSQISNLKSENFWEEFFAGYFELAAAHNVILIGGDISSAPDRLAIDSIVIGHCQSGKAIRRDGANVGDAIYVTGSVGASAVGLKLLLNGERVGNDVRSPAFRRLKPLPPEGGTTNAIQAALRAHLRPEPRVQFGRRLGELGLATAMIDVSDGLAQDLGQICDAGRVGAVVEFDAVPVAEEVRLITANANEAFEFAVSGGEDFELLFTAIQGRETELMTLAANCQLRLTRIGEIIGCSQPVTVFVRRNGEIKPLSIRCYNHFGV